CTCCACCACCCCCGCCTTATAGGGAATGGGATGGATACTATGGGCAGTATAACCACCGCCCACCACCGCCTCCACCACCACCTCCACACGATGGAAGATATCCCCGGAGACCTGAAGATTTTAATAGACACCATCCTCCTCCGCCCCCACCTCCTGACTACTCTTATGACCGTGGACCACCACCACCCTATGATCATGGACCACCTGGATTTGGAACACCTGAAAATAGACCTCCACCTTATGGCCATGGTCCACCACCACCGCCCCCGTATCATCATGGTCCTCCCCATCACCCTCCGCCGCCCCCTTACGGCCACGGACCTTCGCATCATGATCATGGACCCCCTCCACCACCTCCTCATGAACGTGGGCCCCCATATCACGAACACGGACGTCCTCCCCCACCACCAAACGATCAAGGACCTCCTAATTGGAATCATGATCCACCTCCTCCACCATTTAACGACGATCCTTCTCGCCAAGGGCATGAGTCTCCTTCACCAACCCCACAAGATCTCAGACAACCCCAACAATCGCCAAATCAGAATGGAAGTCCGTCCTCCCACAACCAATTTAATAATAACCAACCATATAATACTaatgatgaaaataatgaaCAGCTTTTAAAAAATCTCAAACTCGTGTTCAGTGACGACTTTAGGAAATCTTTTTTACAAAATAGACAAGTGTTTCAAAATGATTCTTCAAATAATAACCAAGGAGCTACGGAAGAGCCTAATAACAGAAAAGGTCAGGGAGAACCCCTTATTAGCGTAGACGCCAGTATTAATGGCTCGACTAATATCACACCACCGCCTCTTTCTCCTATTTTCCAAGTGGTCCCAGTAACGCCCGAaagctaaatttaaaaataatgtacctaaaaCTGCGTTATTGTTTACCAATAAATCTACTATGTCTTTATATTCTGAACCTATCACACTATAAGCTACGATAAGTTTTAGCTTCTTggttttatatttgtaataataattagtattaaaaatgtacatGACAACAactgatttgttttattttattgttgacAGACCAGCAGTCCGTTCCTAGTTCATTGTCACACCAAAACGATCTATTAAAAAATGTCAGTAAAAGATCCCCTCAGTACGATATACCTCCGGAGTCAGAAAAATTACCAGATGAAAGAGATCGCCGGGGCTTTAAATACCATGGAAGTCCACCAGATCACAGGGGACCACCACCGGGGCATAGAGGGCCTCCGAAAAATAACGGGTCACCTGATCATGGAGGGCCACCAGGTCACAGAGGGCCGCCTGATAATAGAGGACCACCTGATAGTAGAGGACCTCCAGATAGTAGGGGACCTCCTGATAACAGAGGACCTCCAGATAATAGAGGACCTCCAGCTAATAGAGGACCTCCAGCTAATAGAGGACCTCCAGGTAATAGGGGACCTCCAAACCACATGGAACCTTCACATAATCAACGACCTGCT
Above is a window of Choristoneura fumiferana chromosome 2, NRCan_CFum_1, whole genome shotgun sequence DNA encoding:
- the LOC141445379 gene encoding uncharacterized protein; translated protein: MFHPEIQSSLHKYTNNGQVRSKRQSQDSTADLGSSSIDMNSKETQNEPSQNNKEADISVYYGYYGYYGSSPQYYRPHPPPPPRPPPPPPPPPYREWDGYYGQYNHRPPPPPPPPPHDGRYPRRPEDFNRHHPPPPPPPDYSYDRGPPPPYDHGPPGFGTPENRPPPYGHGPPPPPPYHHGPPHHPPPPPYGHGPSHHDHGPPPPPPHERGPPYHEHGRPPPPPNDQGPPNWNHDPPPPPFNDDPSRQGHESPSPTPQDLRQPQQSPNQNGSPSSHNQFNNNQPYNTNDENNEQLLKNLKLVFSDDFRKSFLQNRQVFQNDSSNNNQGATEEPNNRKGQGEPLISVDASINGSTNITPPPLSPIFQVVPVTPES
- the LOC141443030 gene encoding uncharacterized protein, which translates into the protein MLRCAFLLCVLLASVISRPHELPKDQQSVPSSLSHQNDLLKNVSKRSPQYDIPPESEKLPDERDRRGFKYHGSPPDHRGPPPGHRGPPKNNGSPDHGGPPGHRGPPDNRGPPDSRGPPDSRGPPDNRGPPDNRGPPANRGPPANRGPPGNRGPPNHMEPSHNQRPADHEQQPHPINMWPPPDHNNIPDYGRPQNAFNYVKEQNKNKQSQTKDKDNIDDRFSASNEDPSTKPISQGAIDELISIIKATEKPDQSAGEQSVTKRPIHFPMFQAIAVTPET